ATTTTAGCTTTAAGATTTTCTCCGAGACTGATCCAACTTGATTGCATATGTCTGTTTTTCAATCTCATAAATTTTCTTCAATAAATCTGCCCACAACGCATGGACTTTGGAGAACTCTTCTCTCATTTCTTTTCGAAAATATTCAGATTCTTTATCTGATTTTTGTCGAAAAATTAAAAACTCCTCACGATTCTCTTTAATATCGGCTTTCGCAATCTGATAAAAGGCATACCAAACAGCAACCATAGAGGTTATAATCGTTAAAATAATTGTAAATGCTTGTGTCCAATCCATTTTTGCCTCTTAGAAAAACTGAGCCTATGGCTAAAAACATATCTTAAATTTGACGAAACGTAAACATTATGAATACCTTTGGCCTAAAAGAGTCCTAAAAAAATAATTTTTAATTTTTCATAATTAAAATTTAAAAATACTCAACTTTGAAGATCTTCTATTTCTTTGAGCCGAATTTTACGCATTTCTTCCAGAGGGCCTCGAGGAGATAAAGGATCATAAAAATCAATCGCTAATTTTCCATCTAAATGATCAATTTCATGTTGGAGAAGACGGGCAAGATATCCACGGGCTATCCCTTCAATAGACTCACCTTCTTCTGTCTGTCCAAAATATGTTATTGTTTTAAAATGCCATACTTTTCCCATCTGTGATTGCACTGAAAAACAACCTTCCCAATCTAAAGACTTTCCTTCCTCTGCATGGGGCATATAAGAAGGATTTATAAGTATTGTCATAGGCATTAAAAATTCAACATCGCGCCTAAATTTAAGAACCTTTTCCATCACTTGAAAGGCAATAATACGCTTTGAAATCCCAATTTGAGGAGCTGCAAGACCCCCGCAGAACTCTGTAATATTAACCTTATGCTTCAAGGTTTTAATAAGCTCCTTATCTTCCTGTGATAAGGGAAAAGTGACAGGATGAGAAATACTTCTCAAAACATTTTGATGGTCTTTATTTTCAATAACAAAAAAAGGTACATTTTGAAGAAACGAAGTTGTCATAATTCTTTATCCTTCATTAAATTTATACGCGCCAAGCCGTCATATAAATGACCTCAAATGTTAATGGAAAATGATCATTAACGCTTTCATAAACTTGAAAAACCTCTTTTAAAAGACGTGGTGTTGTCAACCCTTTTGAGCGCCTCAAAAGACTATTTGTTTCAGAAAGCGCTTTTAGATGAGAACATAAGTCAAATGGTGTTTCATAATAAAATGTCATTGAATGAGATTCAGAGATAGGTGTTTTAAATCCAGCTCTCTTCAAAAGAGCCGCTCCTTGCTTTATATCGATCTGGGGAGAAAAGCGCGCAGAAATTCCATTTTTTAAAAACATCTCAGCTTTTAAAAAAGCTGTTCGAAATTCCTTTAAGGTTTCTCCTCCTAGAAACGCACCTATAAAAAGGCCTTGGGGTTTTAAAGCATCATAGAGCTGTATTAAACTTCCAGGAAGATCATTTACGGTATGAAGATGAAGAGCACTGATAATAAGATCAAATTTTTCAGAAGAAATAGGCAAGTTTTCTTCATCAAAAACAAAGTCTGTATAAGGTATCGGCGCTAAAGGAAACCCTGAAATTACATTGGAATTTTTAGAAAACTGTGGCATAAAATCTCTTAATGCGCCGCTTCTAAAACCAAGAGTCAAAATTTTATGAAAATCTCTTTTAAAGTCTTTAATGCGAAGGAGAAGGTTAGCTTCCACGATGCGAACAAGAGGATCATTGTCCTTTAAAAGAGCAAAAGCTTTTAAACGATGCTGTTTTAAGGTCGACTTACAAAAAATTTGAGGAGGTACAGAACTTGTCATAAGTTCTTTATGCATTTTCAAAGGGATAACGCAATGCCTTAATAGCCTTTTTGTAATGATTTTTATGGGAAAGAATGCTCGTCCCTGCAACAAGAACGTCGGCGCCATACGTTAAAGCACTTTTTGCTGTTTGAGGTGTAATACCACCATCAACAGAGATTAGAAGAGAAA
The window above is part of the Pseudomonadota bacterium genome. Proteins encoded here:
- a CDS encoding peptide deformylase; this encodes MTTSFLQNVPFFVIENKDHQNVLRSISHPVTFPLSQEDKELIKTLKHKVNITEFCGGLAAPQIGISKRIIAFQVMEKVLKFRRDVEFLMPMTILINPSYMPHAEEGKSLDWEGCFSVQSQMGKVWHFKTITYFGQTEEGESIEGIARGYLARLLQHEIDHLDGKLAIDFYDPLSPRGPLEEMRKIRLKEIEDLQS
- a CDS encoding methyltransferase domain-containing protein encodes the protein MTSSVPPQIFCKSTLKQHRLKAFALLKDNDPLVRIVEANLLLRIKDFKRDFHKILTLGFRSGALRDFMPQFSKNSNVISGFPLAPIPYTDFVFDEENLPISSEKFDLIISALHLHTVNDLPGSLIQLYDALKPQGLFIGAFLGGETLKEFRTAFLKAEMFLKNGISARFSPQIDIKQGAALLKRAGFKTPISESHSMTFYYETPFDLCSHLKALSETNSLLRRSKGLTTPRLLKEVFQVYESVNDHFPLTFEVIYMTAWRV